Proteins encoded by one window of Candidatus Obscuribacter sp.:
- a CDS encoding class I SAM-dependent methyltransferase, which translates to MSKEAPNATWYEEFFTGAALDLWRLAVTPEATEQEVAFLQEALETPVGGHLLDVPCGNGRLSLPMSLLGYQVTGIDTCEEFIKEAKEKAVAYESTVNFAVGDMRKLDEPGKYDGAFCMGNSFGYFDRSGTMQFLEAVYKSLKPDSQFILDSQMIAECFLVNGGEREWVQRGDMYMLVDNHYDAARSFVETEYTFIKGGKEEKRKSTHWIYTAGELSHMCEQAGFTVVEMFGSAECEPFELGAERMLLVARKN; encoded by the coding sequence ATGTCCAAAGAAGCACCCAATGCCACCTGGTATGAGGAGTTTTTTACTGGCGCAGCTCTAGATCTGTGGCGGCTGGCGGTCACACCTGAGGCGACCGAGCAGGAAGTAGCGTTTTTGCAAGAGGCGCTGGAGACACCAGTGGGCGGTCATCTGCTTGATGTACCGTGTGGTAACGGTCGGCTCAGCTTGCCGATGTCCCTTTTGGGCTATCAGGTAACAGGCATAGACACCTGCGAGGAATTTATAAAAGAGGCAAAAGAAAAGGCTGTAGCTTATGAGAGCACGGTTAATTTTGCTGTTGGCGATATGCGCAAACTAGATGAGCCTGGCAAGTATGATGGTGCATTTTGTATGGGTAACAGCTTTGGCTATTTTGACCGCAGTGGCACCATGCAGTTTTTGGAGGCAGTCTATAAGAGCCTCAAGCCTGACTCACAATTTATACTGGACTCACAGATGATCGCGGAGTGCTTCCTCGTCAATGGTGGAGAGCGGGAATGGGTGCAGCGCGGCGATATGTATATGCTTGTCGATAATCACTATGATGCCGCTCGCAGCTTTGTCGAGACTGAGTATACCTTTATCAAAGGTGGCAAGGAAGAAAAACGCAAATCCACTCACTGGATCTATACAGCCGGAGAGCTAAGTCACATGTGTGAGCAAGCCGGTTTTACTGTGGTTGAAATGTTTGGCTCTGCTGAATGTGAGCCCTTTGAGCTAGGTGCTGAGCGGATGTTGCTTGTTGCCCGTAAAAACTAA